A stretch of the Planctomycetota bacterium genome encodes the following:
- a CDS encoding alpha/beta fold hydrolase, whose product MRSSRAVLRRMVVSLAIVGLLLVAVYFVLSPDRAVLFPRWAVDPLPPPPADAEQLDLFTDAGDPIVAWLLEPASGGPHPAVLLFHGNAESIASMLPTARMYSSWGVAVLLVEYPGYAGTPGRPTQRSTTAAAVAGYDALVAMDGIDDDRIAAHGFSLGGGVAAQLADRRPLRTLVLQSTFTSVRAMFARNRVPPFLCRDPFRTDRVLGGFDRPVLIIHGTGDTIVPIEHGRDLAAITPDATLFEIAGDHNDPPPDEAAYMRAIRTHLERAGVLTDPGGPPPG is encoded by the coding sequence ATGCGTAGCTCGCGGGCCGTGCTCCGCCGCATGGTGGTTTCGCTTGCCATCGTGGGGTTGCTGCTCGTGGCCGTGTACTTCGTGCTGTCGCCCGACCGCGCGGTGCTCTTCCCGCGCTGGGCGGTCGACCCGCTGCCCCCGCCGCCGGCCGACGCCGAGCAGCTCGATCTCTTCACCGACGCGGGCGATCCCATCGTCGCCTGGCTGCTGGAGCCCGCGTCCGGGGGCCCGCATCCGGCCGTGCTGCTGTTCCACGGCAACGCCGAATCGATCGCCAGCATGCTGCCGACCGCGCGGATGTACTCCTCCTGGGGCGTCGCGGTATTACTCGTGGAGTACCCGGGCTACGCGGGCACGCCCGGCCGGCCGACGCAGCGGAGCACGACCGCCGCCGCCGTCGCCGGGTACGACGCCCTGGTCGCCATGGACGGCATCGACGACGACCGGATTGCGGCGCACGGGTTCTCGCTCGGCGGCGGCGTGGCGGCCCAACTGGCCGATCGACGGCCCCTCCGCACGCTCGTGCTCCAGTCCACGTTCACCAGCGTCCGCGCGATGTTCGCCCGCAATCGCGTGCCGCCGTTCCTCTGCCGAGACCCCTTCCGCACCGACCGCGTGCTCGGGGGCTTCGACCGCCCCGTGCTGATCATCCACGGTACCGGGGACACCATCGTGCCCATCGAGCACGGCCGGGATCTCGCGGCGATCACTCCCGACGCAACCCTGTTTGAGATAGCCGGCGACCACAACGATCCGCCGCCCGACGAAGCCGCGTACATGCGCGCAATCCGGACGCACCTGGAGCGCGCCGGCGTGCTCACCGATCCGGGCGGTCCACCGCCCGGATGA
- a CDS encoding methyltransferase domain-containing protein, with translation MTGGKHDDAPGVVGVTPEELGPLPDDALSDPAAARHDPGRWFAHPDRPLEIEVGPGKGGYLVEAAARRPEHNFLAIEKAADVYYYAADRVRRRREAGMLANVRMLRADAVDFFCWRLADGCVDVVHLYYSDPWPKRKHHKNRVLGDAFLAECHRVLVPGGELRLATDHPDLWAFYEEQLSRWCAPGGGAAAGGSPPVFERLPLERLPEAPEGGLVGTNFEKKFLERGHAARGAILRKPA, from the coding sequence ATGACCGGCGGCAAGCACGACGACGCGCCGGGCGTCGTGGGCGTGACGCCCGAGGAACTCGGCCCGCTGCCCGACGATGCGCTATCGGATCCCGCTGCCGCCCGACACGACCCGGGTCGATGGTTTGCGCACCCCGATCGCCCGCTCGAGATCGAGGTCGGCCCGGGCAAGGGCGGCTACCTGGTCGAAGCCGCCGCCCGGCGGCCCGAGCACAACTTCCTCGCCATCGAGAAAGCGGCCGACGTGTACTACTACGCGGCCGACCGGGTGCGCCGGCGGCGCGAGGCGGGCATGCTCGCCAACGTCCGGATGCTGCGGGCCGACGCGGTGGACTTCTTCTGCTGGCGGCTGGCCGATGGGTGCGTCGATGTGGTGCATCTGTATTATTCGGACCCCTGGCCGAAGCGCAAGCACCACAAGAACCGCGTGCTTGGCGATGCCTTCCTGGCCGAGTGCCACCGGGTGCTGGTGCCGGGGGGCGAACTGCGGCTGGCGACCGACCATCCCGATCTTTGGGCGTTCTACGAGGAACAGCTAAGCCGCTGGTGCGCGCCGGGCGGTGGGGCTGCGGCCGGCGGGTCGCCGCCGGTCTTCGAGCGGTTGCCGCTGGAGCGGCTGCCCGAGGCGCCCGAGGGGGGCCTGGTGGGCACCAACTTCGAGAAGAAGTTCCTGGAGCGGGGGCACGCCGCGCGGGGTGCCATCCTGCGCAAGCCGGCGTAA
- a CDS encoding 7-carboxy-7-deazaguanine synthase QueE: MSRASLPVSRTLNADAPAGAAVLPIAETFVSLQGEGKLTGVPSWFVRVAGCNLRCTWCDTPYASWAPEGTTRAVDDLLAEARGVQSRGVRHAVLTGGEPMLFDAIEPLASGLRAAGWHITIETAGTIHRSLACDLMSISPKLANSTPAGDPRDPGGRWARRHEATRLRPAVLRSLLGEYSEHQVKFVVTSGDDLAEIDEFVSGLRGLDPADVLLMPEGVTIPDADRVAWVVDACLARGWRYAHRLHVELFGDRRGT; this comes from the coding sequence ATGAGCCGCGCGTCGCTGCCGGTTTCGCGTACGTTGAACGCTGACGCGCCGGCGGGCGCCGCGGTGCTGCCCATCGCCGAGACCTTCGTGTCGCTGCAGGGGGAGGGCAAGCTAACGGGCGTTCCCTCGTGGTTCGTCCGCGTCGCCGGCTGCAACCTGCGGTGCACCTGGTGCGACACGCCCTACGCGAGCTGGGCGCCCGAGGGGACCACCCGGGCCGTCGACGATCTGCTGGCCGAAGCCCGCGGCGTGCAGTCCCGGGGCGTGCGGCACGCGGTGCTGACCGGCGGCGAGCCGATGCTCTTCGACGCGATCGAGCCCCTGGCAAGCGGGCTTCGGGCGGCCGGCTGGCACATCACGATCGAGACGGCTGGCACGATCCACCGGAGCCTCGCGTGCGACCTGATGAGCATCAGCCCCAAGCTGGCCAACTCGACGCCCGCGGGCGATCCACGGGACCCCGGGGGCCGCTGGGCCCGGCGGCACGAGGCAACGCGGCTGCGGCCGGCGGTGCTGCGGTCGCTGCTCGGCGAATACTCGGAGCACCAGGTGAAGTTCGTCGTGACGAGCGGCGACGATCTCGCGGAGATCGATGAGTTCGTTTCGGGCCTTCGGGGCCTGGATCCGGCCGACGTGCTGCTCATGCCCGAAGGGGTGACCATCCCCGACGCGGACCGCGTGGCGTGGGTGGTGGACGCGTGCCTGGCCCGAGGCTGGCGGTACGCCCACCGGCTGCACGTGGAGTTGTTCGGGGATCGTCGGGGCACGTAA
- a CDS encoding GNAT family N-acetyltransferase yields MSPLDEGRPRPPAPSSAAISVRALAATDPIASITALLHRAYEGQRRMGLDPLAGRQTIEQTRRRCYRGQTFVALAGDGGSPSDGFAQRLVGTILFQEREDAAFPAWFLRHDATHFSQFAVDPRMHGAGVGSLLLARIERETLHAGKRELALSMAEPDEPLRRYYERRGYRVVQDWRWPYTNYRSLILSKTLGEGA; encoded by the coding sequence ATGTCTCCCCTTGACGAAGGCCGACCACGCCCGCCCGCGCCGTCCTCGGCGGCGATCTCGGTCCGCGCGCTGGCGGCGACGGATCCCATCGCGAGCATCACGGCCCTGCTGCACCGCGCCTACGAGGGCCAGCGGCGGATGGGCCTCGATCCGCTTGCCGGCCGGCAGACCATCGAGCAGACCCGCCGCCGCTGCTACCGCGGGCAGACCTTCGTCGCCCTGGCCGGCGATGGCGGCTCGCCCTCGGACGGCTTCGCCCAGCGACTCGTGGGCACCATCCTCTTCCAGGAGCGCGAGGACGCGGCGTTCCCGGCCTGGTTCCTGCGGCACGACGCCACCCACTTCTCGCAGTTCGCCGTCGATCCACGGATGCACGGCGCGGGCGTCGGCTCGCTGCTGCTGGCTCGCATCGAGCGGGAGACGCTCCACGCCGGCAAGCGGGAGCTCGCGCTGAGCATGGCCGAGCCCGACGAGCCGCTGCGACGCTACTACGAGCGCCGGGGCTACCGCGTCGTGCAGGACTGGCGGTGGCCCTACACCAACTACCGCAGCCTCATCCTCAGCAAGACGCTCGGGGAGGGCGCATGA
- the queC gene encoding 7-cyano-7-deazaguanine synthase QueC: protein MTTHEHKPAVVLLSGGLDSATCLALAASRGFACHALTFGYGQRHRCEIECAEALARAMGAASHRLFELDPAPFAASALTGRGAVPKDRDPVAAGGIPATYVPARNLVFLSIAVAYAETLDAGDVFIGVNAVDYSGYPDCRPEFIQAFAAAAALATKRSAERGVGVRIHTPLVDLSKAEIVRLGSDLGVDFAATTSCYDPADDADGVRACGRCEACRLRHAGFEAAGIADPTRYAGEPVGSTR, encoded by the coding sequence ATGACCACGCACGAGCACAAGCCGGCGGTGGTGCTCCTGAGCGGCGGGCTCGACAGCGCGACCTGCCTCGCGCTGGCGGCGTCGCGGGGCTTTGCGTGCCACGCGCTGACCTTCGGCTACGGGCAGCGGCACCGGTGCGAGATCGAGTGCGCGGAGGCCCTGGCCCGTGCGATGGGCGCCGCGTCGCACCGCCTCTTCGAGCTGGATCCGGCGCCCTTCGCGGCGTCCGCGCTGACCGGGCGCGGCGCGGTGCCCAAGGACCGCGATCCGGTCGCCGCGGGAGGCATCCCGGCGACGTACGTGCCGGCTCGCAACCTCGTGTTCCTCTCGATCGCCGTGGCCTACGCCGAGACGCTCGACGCCGGCGACGTGTTCATCGGCGTCAACGCGGTGGACTACTCGGGCTACCCCGACTGCCGGCCCGAGTTCATACAGGCGTTCGCGGCGGCCGCCGCGCTTGCGACCAAGCGGAGCGCCGAGCGCGGCGTGGGCGTTCGCATCCACACGCCGCTGGTCGATCTCTCGAAGGCCGAGATCGTCCGCCTCGGTTCGGATCTCGGCGTGGACTTCGCCGCGACGACATCGTGCTACGACCCCGCCGATGACGCGGATGGCGTGCGGGCCTGCGGCCGGTGCGAGGCCTGCCGGCTGCGGCACGCGGGCTTCGAGGCTGCGGGCATCGCCGATCCGACGCGGTACGCCGGCGAGCCGGTCGGGAGCACGCGATGA
- a CDS encoding trypsin-like peptidase domain-containing protein yields MAFRFTAIATTCALLLAVLAGVALPPSPATAVAVSAASGQQDGQLRPLEPEPLTLQMKTKADQLESTPDEAMRAELAFASSLSRVFRSASSTIEPSVIHIQTARNVVRVRRDILGRELARKTERINSGVGSGVIVTGDGYALTNHHVIDGADEVLVTLSDGRQVVADVVGSDPGTDLAVLYLDAEGLTPATIADSDELQVGDWVVAVGSPFGLDHTVTAGIVSAKGRSVGGRSMADAGSYRVEEFIQTDAAINPGNSGGPLVNLHGQIVGINSMIATSSGGSNGIGFAIPSSIVVRVYENLRDNGRLEQGYLGVELANAGDVAAETGMPLPLGVFVERVYEGGPAQVAGLQVGDVITTVNGRPVESFGRLRQLTGLIGPGEPVELGVDRSGEELTVTPTVTSQAEILALRTRASREELNRRLESAVSFDKLGITGLTVDEFIVDQFNLLDVRQGVIVNTVEPDSPAAALRIGPGDVIMSIDGRLVANAEELLLALTESDLASGIGVKWKHGGMVHRSQVKLRGGAR; encoded by the coding sequence ATGGCATTTCGATTCACGGCCATCGCAACGACCTGTGCCCTCTTGCTGGCGGTTCTGGCCGGCGTGGCGCTGCCGCCATCGCCCGCGACGGCGGTCGCGGTGTCGGCCGCCTCTGGCCAGCAGGACGGGCAGCTGCGTCCGCTCGAGCCCGAGCCGCTAACGCTGCAGATGAAGACCAAGGCCGACCAGCTCGAGTCGACGCCCGACGAGGCGATGCGGGCCGAGCTGGCGTTCGCGTCGAGCCTCAGCCGGGTGTTCCGCAGCGCGTCGAGCACCATCGAGCCCTCGGTGATCCATATCCAGACTGCCCGCAACGTGGTGCGGGTGCGGCGGGACATCCTGGGCCGCGAACTGGCGCGCAAGACCGAGCGGATCAACTCGGGTGTGGGCTCGGGCGTGATCGTGACCGGTGACGGCTACGCGCTGACCAATCACCACGTCATCGACGGCGCCGACGAGGTGCTGGTGACGCTGTCGGACGGCCGCCAGGTCGTGGCCGACGTCGTCGGCTCTGATCCCGGGACGGACCTCGCGGTGCTGTACCTCGACGCCGAGGGCCTGACTCCGGCGACGATCGCCGATTCGGACGAGCTTCAGGTCGGCGACTGGGTGGTGGCGGTGGGCAGCCCATTCGGGCTCGACCACACGGTGACGGCGGGCATCGTGAGCGCCAAGGGCCGCTCGGTGGGCGGCCGCTCGATGGCCGACGCGGGCAGCTACCGCGTCGAGGAGTTCATCCAGACGGACGCGGCGATCAATCCGGGCAATAGCGGCGGGCCGCTGGTGAACCTGCACGGCCAGATCGTGGGCATCAACAGCATGATCGCCACGTCGTCGGGCGGCTCCAACGGCATCGGCTTCGCGATCCCGAGTTCGATCGTGGTGCGGGTGTACGAGAACCTCCGCGACAACGGCCGGCTGGAGCAGGGCTACCTGGGCGTGGAGCTTGCCAACGCGGGCGACGTGGCCGCCGAGACCGGCATGCCGCTGCCGCTGGGCGTCTTCGTCGAACGGGTGTACGAGGGCGGGCCGGCCCAGGTGGCGGGCCTGCAGGTGGGCGACGTGATCACGACGGTCAACGGGCGGCCGGTCGAGTCCTTCGGGCGGCTGCGGCAGCTGACGGGGCTGATCGGCCCCGGCGAGCCGGTGGAGCTGGGCGTGGATCGCAGCGGCGAGGAGCTCACGGTCACGCCAACGGTCACCAGCCAGGCCGAGATCCTGGCGTTGCGGACGCGGGCCAGCCGCGAGGAGCTCAACCGCCGGCTGGAGAGCGCGGTGAGCTTCGACAAGCTGGGCATCACGGGCCTGACCGTCGACGAGTTCATCGTCGACCAGTTCAACCTCCTCGACGTGCGGCAGGGCGTGATCGTCAACACGGTGGAGCCCGACTCGCCCGCGGCGGCGCTGCGGATCGGCCCGGGCGACGTGATCATGAGCATCGACGGCCGCTTGGTCGCCAATGCCGAGGAGCTGCTGCTCGCCCTCACCGAGTCCGACCTGGCGTCGGGCATCGGCGTGAAGTGGAAGCACGGCGGCATGGTGCACCGCTCGCAGGTCAAGCTCCGCGGCGGGGCGCGCTAG
- a CDS encoding thioesterase family protein, protein MSTSASIAGDRTQPGDIAARAVELRVRYCECDPMGVAHHASFAPWFELARTELLRRSGRTYAAMEASGIYLVVASMEIRFRRPVRYDDVLRIGCEASMVGRARLRHDYAVELLEPGDEDSRRMAAQPLATGHTILACVDREARPTPVPDWLRELAEA, encoded by the coding sequence GTGAGCACCTCCGCATCCATCGCGGGCGATCGGACCCAGCCGGGTGACATCGCCGCCAGGGCCGTCGAGCTCCGCGTCCGCTACTGCGAGTGCGACCCGATGGGCGTGGCGCACCACGCGAGCTTCGCGCCGTGGTTCGAGCTGGCTCGCACCGAATTGCTCCGCCGCAGCGGCCGGACCTACGCGGCGATGGAGGCGTCGGGGATCTACCTCGTCGTGGCGAGCATGGAGATCCGCTTCCGCCGGCCCGTCCGCTACGACGACGTGCTGCGGATCGGCTGCGAGGCGTCGATGGTCGGCCGGGCACGCCTCCGGCACGACTACGCCGTGGAACTGCTCGAGCCGGGCGACGAAGACTCCCGGAGGATGGCCGCCCAGCCCCTGGCGACCGGGCACACGATCCTCGCCTGCGTCGATCGCGAGGCCCGCCCGACCCCCGTGCCCGATTGGCTGCGGGAGCTGGCCGAGGCGTAG
- a CDS encoding efflux RND transporter permease subunit yields the protein MSLAAFGVRKPVVANLVMFALLGAGVLLGLGLQREFFPEVRPNRVVVSAPYPGAAPDEIERALATKIEDRVADLRDVVEINTTVTEGSASLLIEFAEGTGIDSAVADVKREVDALQDLPEQSERIVVDKLEPNLPAVILSIFGDVPERDLKDAALEVRDDLRALPGMGDVIVDGIRTDEIRVEVRPDAMVEHKLSLPAISDRVRAAMQELPGGTLRAPTQTLSVRTVRVEERADQVASIIVKSGGDGQVLRLGDIAEITSGFADTDLISRLEGKPAVSITCFQVGDSDVVNIAEMVKAYTAGMRGEPLELTISERIATFFRGLQNQQLERQGKPLNTTPVSDRLLAYERGQAWIGRVPGEPRITTDLARFVTGRLNLLTRNALQGGVLVFLVLVLLLNWRVSFWVAIGLVVSLAGTIAMMRVAGITLNLLTMFGLIVVIGILVDDAIVVAENITSRHERGEGPLEAAINGAQQVTWPVTTTVLTTICAFLPLALIQGQIGDFLAALPAVVACALAVSLIEALFILPSHMGHTLARADRAKRRGKMSYFTRLENRYDRWRDALFTRGLIPAYTHALVWFVRRRYLALSLSLSVLIASAGMIAGGRLEFIFFESEDAESINVTLQMPIGTPVQRTDEVVSAIEAIAATQPEVNSVYASAGAIGDVNGEGGDRAQPHLGQLFLELNPVEQRDRTSEDVILSIRQELGELPGVKSLRFEPIGGGPGGVAISIGITGESPTQIMAAVDDLKAQLAQIEAVFDIEDDADAGQRELRFDLKDGAAELGFTRASLGEQIRAAIFGLEPFTFAGNREDVDVRVTLPKSVRSSPAALENTYVFTPAGVPVPLIEVAHIEEGRGYATVRRLDRRRIVTVSADVNRTLGNPEEIVAALRPELGRLEREYPSIRVVERGRQKEVSDSFATLPLGMSVAFGLIFVILAWLFGSYTQPLIVMAAIPFATIGMIWGHIALGFSMTFLSLIGFVALSGIVVNDSLIFMEFFNQRRRAGTGLALALVRAGRARLRPIILTTITTVLGLTPLMLERSFQARFLIPMAITIAFGLMSATVIILLVLPSLLAILDDIRALVRLLWHGSASPARDENAADERTPASDA from the coding sequence GTGAGCCTCGCGGCCTTCGGCGTCCGCAAGCCCGTCGTCGCCAACCTGGTGATGTTCGCCCTGCTGGGCGCGGGCGTCCTGCTGGGGCTGGGCCTCCAACGCGAGTTCTTCCCCGAGGTGCGGCCCAACCGCGTCGTCGTGTCGGCGCCCTACCCGGGCGCCGCCCCCGACGAGATCGAGCGGGCGCTGGCCACCAAGATCGAGGACCGCGTGGCCGACCTCCGGGACGTCGTGGAGATCAACACCACGGTGACCGAGGGCAGCGCCTCGCTGCTCATCGAATTTGCCGAGGGCACCGGCATCGACTCGGCCGTCGCCGACGTCAAGCGGGAGGTCGATGCGCTCCAGGACCTGCCCGAGCAATCCGAGCGCATCGTTGTCGACAAGCTCGAGCCCAACCTGCCCGCGGTCATCCTGTCAATATTCGGCGACGTGCCCGAGCGGGATCTCAAGGACGCGGCCCTCGAGGTACGCGACGACCTCCGCGCACTGCCGGGCATGGGCGACGTCATCGTCGACGGCATCCGCACCGACGAGATCCGCGTCGAGGTGAGGCCCGACGCCATGGTCGAGCACAAGCTCAGCCTGCCGGCCATCTCCGATCGCGTCCGTGCCGCCATGCAGGAGCTGCCGGGCGGCACGCTGCGGGCCCCGACGCAGACGCTGTCGGTCCGCACCGTCCGCGTCGAGGAGCGGGCCGACCAGGTTGCCAGCATCATCGTCAAGTCGGGCGGCGACGGACAGGTGCTCCGGCTGGGCGACATCGCGGAGATCACCAGCGGCTTCGCCGATACCGACCTGATCAGCCGCCTCGAGGGCAAGCCCGCCGTCAGCATCACCTGCTTCCAGGTCGGCGACAGCGACGTGGTCAACATCGCCGAGATGGTGAAGGCCTACACCGCCGGCATGCGGGGCGAGCCCCTGGAGCTGACCATCTCCGAGCGGATCGCCACCTTCTTCCGGGGCCTGCAGAACCAGCAGCTCGAGCGGCAGGGCAAGCCGCTGAACACCACGCCGGTCTCCGATCGGCTGCTCGCCTACGAGCGGGGCCAGGCCTGGATCGGCCGGGTGCCGGGCGAGCCCCGCATCACGACCGACCTCGCCCGATTCGTGACGGGTCGCCTCAACCTGCTGACCCGAAACGCGCTGCAGGGCGGCGTGCTCGTGTTCCTCGTGCTGGTGCTGCTGCTCAACTGGCGGGTGTCGTTCTGGGTGGCCATCGGCCTGGTCGTCTCGCTGGCGGGCACCATCGCGATGATGCGGGTCGCCGGCATCACGCTCAACCTGCTGACCATGTTCGGGCTGATCGTCGTGATCGGCATCCTCGTCGACGACGCCATCGTCGTGGCCGAGAACATCACCTCTCGCCACGAGCGCGGCGAGGGCCCGCTCGAGGCCGCCATCAACGGCGCCCAGCAGGTCACCTGGCCCGTCACCACAACCGTGCTCACCACCATCTGCGCCTTCCTGCCGCTCGCGCTGATCCAGGGACAGATCGGCGACTTCCTCGCGGCCCTGCCCGCGGTGGTCGCGTGCGCACTAGCGGTCTCGCTCATCGAGGCGTTGTTCATCCTGCCCAGCCACATGGGCCACACGCTCGCCCGGGCCGACCGAGCCAAGCGCCGCGGCAAGATGTCCTACTTCACCCGCCTCGAGAACCGCTACGACCGCTGGCGGGACGCCCTGTTTACCCGGGGCCTCATCCCCGCGTACACGCACGCCCTCGTGTGGTTCGTGCGGCGACGCTACCTGGCGCTATCGCTCAGCCTCTCGGTGCTCATCGCGTCGGCCGGCATGATCGCCGGCGGACGCCTGGAGTTCATCTTCTTCGAGAGCGAGGACGCCGAGTCGATCAACGTCACGCTGCAGATGCCCATCGGCACGCCCGTGCAGCGGACCGACGAGGTCGTCAGCGCCATCGAGGCGATCGCCGCCACGCAGCCCGAGGTCAACAGCGTGTATGCGTCGGCGGGCGCCATCGGCGACGTCAACGGCGAGGGCGGCGACCGCGCCCAGCCCCACCTGGGCCAGCTCTTCCTCGAGCTCAATCCCGTCGAGCAACGCGACCGCACCAGCGAGGACGTCATCCTCTCCATCCGCCAGGAACTCGGCGAGCTGCCCGGCGTCAAGAGCCTCCGGTTCGAGCCCATCGGCGGCGGGCCGGGCGGCGTGGCGATCTCCATCGGCATCACCGGCGAGAGCCCGACGCAGATCATGGCCGCCGTCGACGACCTGAAGGCCCAGCTCGCACAGATCGAGGCCGTCTTCGACATCGAGGATGACGCCGACGCCGGCCAGCGCGAGCTGCGCTTCGATCTCAAGGACGGAGCCGCCGAGCTCGGATTCACGCGGGCGAGCCTCGGCGAGCAGATCCGCGCGGCGATCTTTGGCCTCGAGCCCTTCACCTTCGCGGGCAACCGCGAGGACGTCGACGTCCGCGTCACGCTGCCCAAGAGCGTCCGCTCCAGCCCGGCGGCCCTCGAGAACACCTACGTCTTCACGCCCGCCGGCGTGCCCGTGCCGCTCATCGAGGTGGCGCACATCGAGGAGGGCCGCGGATACGCCACGGTTCGCCGCCTCGACCGCCGCCGCATCGTGACCGTGTCGGCCGACGTCAACCGCACGCTCGGCAATCCCGAGGAGATCGTCGCGGCGCTGCGGCCCGAGCTGGGCCGGCTCGAGCGCGAGTACCCGAGCATCCGCGTGGTCGAGCGGGGGCGGCAGAAGGAGGTCTCCGACAGCTTCGCCACGCTGCCGCTGGGCATGTCGGTGGCGTTCGGCCTGATCTTCGTGATCCTTGCGTGGCTCTTCGGCAGCTACACCCAGCCGCTCATCGTGATGGCGGCCATCCCCTTCGCGACCATCGGCATGATCTGGGGGCACATCGCCCTGGGCTTCTCGATGACGTTCCTCTCGCTCATCGGATTCGTCGCGCTCTCGGGCATCGTCGTCAACGACTCGCTCATCTTCATGGAGTTCTTCAACCAGCGCCGCCGCGCCGGCACGGGGTTGGCGCTCGCCCTGGTCCGTGCGGGCCGCGCGCGGCTGCGCCCCATCATCCTCACGACCATCACCACCGTGCTGGGCCTGACGCCGCTCATGCTCGAGCGATCCTTCCAGGCGCGCTTCCTCATCCCCATGGCGATCACCATCGCCTTCGGACTCATGTCGGCCACGGTCATCATCCTGCTCGTGCTGCCCAGCCTGCTGGCCATCCTGGACGACATCCGCGCGTTGGTCCGCCTGTTGTGGCATGGGTCGGCCAGCCCCGCGCGAGACGAGAATGCCGCCGACGAACGCACCCCCGCATCGGATGCGTAG